One genomic region from bacterium encodes:
- a CDS encoding PKD domain-containing protein yields MSTRPTNPGRIWQQLAIAAVCLGWALVLPSWAWAQNSVVVHGGRFQPSADSVTVGISLSNAVTLSALSLPLEMRELTADAFVTRLSMRFANRLAGNLRLPDNPHTDQFASPIGACYQAADYSDGAWHPVAVSPEGAWFYREGDNLDEYLAPGADTVPSIVLDLDLSATPGSFVVDTACLIPGAPNRFLHFLDDGGLLVPVSFTGDTIEIQGAPVARDTSIVVIVGDAVSGMLPASDVNVTDVLQFLVSDPPTLGTADIDISGAYSYIAPPAPGTDTLGYWVSDGDASDLGVVEFQIIPPPPETVYVSTAGNDSTGDGTAGNPFRTIPHAILGTNDGDIILVAPGTYGGPQEGAVIYPGGRALTIKSLDGPFVTTLIGPGDGSGSVVVMDLHSGAHPVVLDGFTIADNTVTAEGCEHCAGGVFVGNQTNGTIINCIIRNNVGRNLTGGIEYNGAGGMIANNWIIGNYGGATPSSVGGVAVFPDADVAIVNNTISGNLGPGPDGVAGVLIHEGSSISRFDNNIVSFNTPGRGLVSVSVLPGSESTKNNLYFGNGGSSIGFGATSTWIFEDPLYVDGPTADLHLTCLSPARRAGEAASVPAGLTRDIDRQFRVTVALEVDIGADQFYDADKQAMFTPSVDAGCAPLVVDFTNQSLCIDEQWRWNFGDGQTSTLKNPSVTYQTPGLYEVRLIALGQLDADTTYDTIRVDAPLTPDFTSNVQAGCVPFQVTFTAAANSGVDSYSWDFGDGEAGVGAQVTHTYADTGLHTVRLDAVNSCGAASQTKTGYIHARALPVVGIASSFDSVTGPVCNPAAIRFYYTSDRPILGWDWDFGDNSTSNDSTPVHTYVEGDTFSVRLIATGECGNVQVVRTGYIKLTTRPKATAAASPAFVCGSGAPVTCAGAVTGNYISAGWVFGDGGTAAGLVAQHTYAQLGRYLPKLVLHSVCGIDTIPVADSITVGTTPVAAFTVDADSGYEPLSVRFADQSTGQPSSWLWRFGDQVTATTQNPTHPYTAGVYQAALEASNTCGTDTSTLRRIVVGSFRPRIVDSLGVNADTILYSVAVDSLVLPYDHTVSLSARLTPLPVRGSMTFVVTPASGTPPFNAVLKARPSPDLASGNYTIELRAVDSARLNLQGQPVAKTATRPYTYVGITSIQVTPSPIAMDSTIVTFFTTRTVTVRNTSSGPQGINLIVQPAEVSGPPFEIVPGQGNGATLAPGAQVTWTLGFRPGRKGDFSGFLRVRSNDPGTPVLQVPMNGRGIGEQVPPRVTAAVPAQAGEALIDQSVVLTFSEPMVIVPIGPVVDVRSRRADAVVAGQGQMTPLSLTFAPAAWFWPDDTITFRLRAQVTDTNGNRLDGNADGSEAGSPDDDYLLTFYTGPGVFPGDANHDGAVNEGDLLPLGRFWRTQGPPRTRPYTDFSVQPARAFPVRAAAHADCDGNGIVDSADICPIAEFFDRDTVLPKVAVEQWLAEAGTWSSSVVDALLGALVDCGGSGQGAAILRDVLERMQGQTPIPSGYALDQNYPNPFNPATVIAFSLAQTGPVRLDVYDILGRRVATLAEGDWPAGHHRVVWDGRDEDGIERASGVYFYRLQADGFQQSRKMLLLK; encoded by the coding sequence ATGAGCACCCGACCGACCAACCCAGGGAGAATCTGGCAGCAACTCGCGATTGCCGCGGTCTGTCTGGGCTGGGCGTTGGTGTTGCCGAGTTGGGCCTGGGCACAGAATTCCGTGGTGGTGCACGGCGGACGATTTCAGCCCTCGGCCGATTCAGTCACCGTCGGTATTTCCCTGAGCAACGCCGTGACGCTCTCGGCGTTGAGTCTGCCGCTGGAGATGCGCGAGCTGACCGCCGATGCGTTTGTGACGCGGCTCTCAATGCGCTTCGCCAACCGCCTCGCCGGAAACCTCCGGCTGCCGGACAACCCCCATACCGATCAGTTCGCCTCGCCCATCGGCGCATGTTACCAGGCCGCGGATTATTCAGACGGCGCCTGGCATCCGGTTGCCGTCTCACCCGAGGGGGCCTGGTTCTATCGCGAGGGAGACAACCTCGACGAGTACCTGGCGCCGGGCGCGGATACGGTGCCGTCAATCGTGCTTGATCTAGATCTTTCAGCCACGCCGGGCTCGTTTGTCGTCGACACCGCCTGCCTGATCCCCGGCGCGCCCAACCGCTTCCTGCACTTCCTCGATGACGGCGGCCTGTTGGTGCCGGTGTCGTTTACCGGCGACACCATCGAGATTCAAGGCGCACCGGTGGCGCGGGACACAAGCATCGTTGTCATCGTCGGAGACGCGGTCAGCGGGATGCTGCCGGCCTCCGATGTCAACGTGACCGATGTGTTGCAGTTCCTGGTTTCCGATCCGCCGACGCTCGGCACGGCCGACATCGATATTTCCGGAGCGTACTCGTACATCGCGCCGCCGGCGCCGGGCACGGATACGCTGGGGTATTGGGTTTCCGACGGCGACGCGTCCGATCTCGGGGTGGTGGAGTTTCAGATTATTCCACCACCGCCCGAGACGGTCTATGTGAGCACCGCCGGCAATGACTCTACCGGCGACGGCACCGCCGGCAATCCCTTCCGCACCATCCCGCATGCGATCCTGGGGACCAACGACGGCGACATCATCCTGGTCGCACCCGGCACATACGGCGGGCCGCAGGAAGGCGCGGTGATCTATCCGGGCGGACGCGCCCTGACGATCAAGTCGCTGGACGGCCCGTTTGTCACGACGCTGATCGGCCCCGGCGACGGCAGCGGGTCGGTGGTGGTGATGGACCTGCACAGCGGCGCTCACCCGGTCGTGCTCGATGGATTCACCATCGCCGACAACACGGTGACCGCGGAAGGTTGCGAGCATTGCGCCGGCGGCGTCTTTGTCGGCAATCAGACCAACGGCACCATCATCAACTGCATCATTCGCAACAACGTCGGCCGCAATCTCACCGGCGGGATCGAATACAATGGCGCCGGCGGCATGATCGCCAACAACTGGATCATCGGAAATTATGGCGGCGCGACGCCCTCCTCGGTCGGCGGCGTCGCGGTCTTCCCCGATGCCGACGTCGCCATCGTCAACAACACCATCTCCGGCAACCTCGGTCCCGGCCCGGACGGTGTGGCGGGCGTGCTCATCCACGAGGGCTCCTCGATCAGCCGCTTCGACAACAACATCGTCAGCTTCAATACGCCGGGGCGGGGGCTTGTCTCGGTGTCGGTGCTGCCGGGGTCGGAGTCGACGAAGAACAACCTCTATTTCGGCAACGGTGGATCGTCCATCGGCTTCGGCGCGACTTCGACGTGGATCTTCGAGGATCCACTCTATGTCGACGGTCCCACCGCCGATTTGCATCTGACCTGTCTTTCACCGGCGCGCCGCGCCGGCGAGGCGGCCTCGGTGCCCGCCGGATTGACGCGCGACATCGACCGGCAATTCCGCGTGACCGTCGCCCTTGAAGTCGACATCGGCGCCGACCAGTTCTACGACGCCGACAAGCAGGCGATGTTCACGCCGTCCGTTGATGCGGGCTGCGCGCCGCTCGTTGTCGATTTCACCAATCAGTCATTGTGCATCGACGAGCAGTGGCGTTGGAACTTCGGCGACGGTCAGACTTCGACGCTGAAGAATCCGAGCGTGACCTATCAAACCCCGGGCCTCTACGAAGTGCGTCTGATCGCGCTGGGGCAACTGGATGCCGACACCACCTACGACACCATCCGTGTCGACGCGCCGCTGACCCCCGATTTCACCAGCAATGTGCAAGCGGGCTGCGTGCCGTTCCAGGTGACCTTCACGGCCGCCGCCAACAGCGGCGTCGATTCGTACTCGTGGGATTTCGGCGATGGGGAAGCGGGCGTCGGCGCGCAGGTGACCCACACCTATGCCGACACCGGCCTGCACACCGTCCGTCTGGATGCCGTCAACTCCTGCGGCGCCGCCAGCCAGACCAAGACCGGTTACATCCATGCCCGCGCGCTGCCGGTGGTCGGTATCGCCTCATCGTTTGACTCGGTCACCGGGCCGGTGTGCAATCCGGCCGCGATCCGCTTTTATTACACCTCCGACCGCCCGATCCTCGGCTGGGACTGGGACTTCGGCGACAACTCAACCTCCAACGACTCGACTCCGGTCCACACCTACGTCGAGGGGGACACCTTCAGCGTCCGGCTGATCGCCACCGGCGAATGCGGCAATGTCCAGGTGGTGCGCACCGGATACATCAAGCTGACGACCCGCCCCAAGGCCACCGCCGCCGCCAGCCCGGCATTCGTGTGCGGGAGCGGCGCCCCGGTCACCTGCGCCGGCGCGGTCACCGGCAACTATATCAGCGCCGGATGGGTCTTCGGCGATGGCGGGACCGCCGCCGGACTGGTGGCGCAGCACACCTACGCGCAACTGGGACGGTACCTGCCCAAACTGGTGCTGCATTCGGTCTGCGGCATCGACACGATTCCCGTGGCCGACTCGATCACTGTCGGCACAACGCCGGTGGCCGCGTTCACCGTCGATGCCGACAGCGGATATGAACCGCTGAGTGTGCGCTTCGCCGATCAATCGACCGGGCAGCCGTCATCCTGGCTATGGCGGTTCGGCGATCAAGTCACAGCCACGACCCAGAATCCGACTCATCCGTACACCGCGGGCGTCTACCAGGCGGCCCTCGAGGCCAGCAACACTTGCGGAACCGACACCTCGACCCTGCGGCGGATTGTGGTTGGCAGTTTCCGTCCGCGGATCGTCGACTCGTTGGGCGTCAACGCCGACACCATCCTGTATTCCGTCGCGGTCGACTCGCTCGTCTTGCCCTACGATCACACCGTCTCTCTCTCGGCGCGGCTCACTCCGCTGCCGGTGCGCGGATCGATGACCTTTGTCGTGACGCCCGCGTCGGGAACGCCCCCGTTTAACGCCGTGCTCAAGGCCCGTCCATCGCCCGATCTGGCCTCCGGCAATTACACCATTGAACTGCGCGCCGTCGATTCCGCCCGCCTGAATCTGCAGGGCCAGCCGGTGGCCAAGACCGCGACCCGACCGTACACGTATGTCGGGATTACCAGCATCCAGGTCACGCCGTCGCCGATTGCGATGGACTCGACCATCGTCACGTTCTTCACCACACGTACCGTGACGGTGCGCAACACTTCCAGCGGCCCGCAAGGCATCAATCTGATCGTGCAGCCCGCCGAGGTTTCCGGCCCGCCCTTTGAAATTGTCCCTGGGCAGGGCAATGGCGCGACACTGGCGCCGGGCGCGCAGGTGACCTGGACGCTCGGGTTCCGTCCGGGGCGCAAAGGCGACTTCAGTGGATTCCTGCGGGTGCGCTCCAACGATCCCGGCACACCGGTCCTGCAGGTGCCGATGAATGGACGCGGTATCGGCGAGCAGGTCCCGCCCCGTGTGACCGCCGCCGTGCCCGCTCAGGCTGGCGAGGCGTTGATCGATCAGAGCGTGGTGCTGACCTTCTCCGAACCGATGGTGATCGTGCCCATCGGGCCGGTGGTGGACGTTCGTTCACGACGCGCCGATGCCGTGGTGGCCGGTCAGGGGCAAATGACGCCGCTGTCGCTCACCTTCGCGCCCGCGGCATGGTTCTGGCCGGATGACACGATCACGTTCCGTCTGCGCGCCCAGGTCACCGACACCAACGGAAATCGGCTCGACGGCAACGCCGACGGCAGCGAAGCCGGTTCGCCCGATGACGATTATCTGCTGACCTTCTACACCGGCCCCGGCGTGTTCCCGGGCGATGCCAATCACGATGGCGCCGTCAATGAAGGCGATCTGCTGCCGCTGGGTCGTTTCTGGCGGACGCAGGGGCCGCCGCGGACGCGGCCCTACACCGATTTCTCAGTGCAACCCGCCCGCGCCTTCCCGGTGCGCGCCGCCGCGCATGCGGATTGCGACGGCAATGGCATCGTCGACTCGGCGGACATCTGTCCGATTGCAGAATTTTTCGATCGCGATACCGTCCTGCCAAAGGTCGCCGTGGAGCAGTGGCTGGCAGAGGCGGGGACCTGGTCGTCGAGCGTGGTCGATGCCTTGCTCGGCGCGCTGGTTGATTGCGGCGGCTCGGGACAGGGGGCGGCGATCTTGCGGGACGTGCTTGAACGCATGCAGGGGCAGACCCCGATACCGTCCGGATACGCACTCGATCAGAACTATCCCAATCCCTTCAATCCGGCGACGGTGATTGCCTTTTCGCTGGCGCAGACGGGTCCGGTCCGGCTCGATGTCTACGACATCCTGGGCCGCCGTGTCGCAACACTGGCCGAAGGCGATTGGCCGGCCGGTCATCATCGGGTGGTCTGGGATGGCCGTGATGAGGACGGCATCGAGCGCGCCAGCGGTGTCTATTTCTATCGCCTGCAGGCCGATGGCTTTCAGCAGTCGCGTAAGATGCTATTGTTGAAGTAA